A genomic window from Brassica oleracea var. oleracea cultivar TO1000 chromosome C8, BOL, whole genome shotgun sequence includes:
- the LOC106309912 gene encoding uncharacterized protein LOC106309912, producing the protein MDMYKDDSSPYCYFHPKEEYVGVCPLCLNERLLVLASKQSSSRTKHSSSSPIISLPKIFTLSSLLSRLDLRHHRKFHSSSDLDVSTSQEDSFISIKFENDGNSSWERKTVSKACEDNTNSTCKKQQAPITSTTSIVEHNSAKSSLKWRKRIGHLFHVIKLRSGFPTSSCHVAPSKVEGTKVRKHGWMVRTLTRRKSRKSKT; encoded by the exons ATGGATATGTACAAAGATGATAGCTCCCCATACTGTTATTTCCATCCAAAGGAAGAATATGTTGGAGTGTGTCCTCTCTGTCTGAACGAGAGGCTTCTGGTTCTAGCTTCGAAGCAGAGTTCATCAAGAACCAAACACTCTTCATCTTCACCAATCATTAGCCTCCCTAAGATCTTCACCTTGAGCTCTCTCCTCAGTCGCCTCGATCTCCGTCACCACCGAAAATTCCATTCCTCTTCCGATCTTGACGTCTCCACAAGCCAAGAAG ATTCTTTTATATCAATAAAATTTGAAAACGATGGGAACTCGTCATGGGAGAGGAAAACAGTGTCGAAGGCTTGTGAAGATAACACAAACTCAACATGTAAGAAGCAGCAAGCCCCTATAACGAGCACTACGAGTATCGTAGAGCACAATAGTGCCAAGTCATCTCTTAAGTGGCGCAAACGTATTGGTCACCTTTTCCATGTCATCAAACTCAGATCAGGATTTCCCACCTCTTCTTGTCATGTGGCACCTTCCAAGGTCGAAGGAACCAAAGTGAGAAAACATGGCTGGATGGTGAGGACCTTAACCAGAAGAAAATCCAGGAAAAGTAAAACTTGA